From the genome of Nitrosopumilus sp., one region includes:
- a CDS encoding aminotransferase class I/II-fold pyridoxal phosphate-dependent enzyme — MVKSQNKESYNKIFSKLKEHHKWFENSIPLIASENIPSPAVREAIISDFGNRYAEGWPGERVYAGCVYIDDVEFECMKLAKKLFKAKFADVRPISGVVANLAVYSAFTNPGDVMLAPSIPAGGHISHGKKEHSGTAGLVHGLEIEFYPFNAEEMTIDVDKTKQKVKDLKKANHLPKMAMFGGSLFLFPHPVKELSDFLKSYDMHINYDAAHVAGLIGGGKFQDPLREGADTMTMSTHKTLFGPQGGLVLGSKEHEEVIKKATFPGLTSSHHIHHMAGKAVAFAEALEFGKDYAVEVIKNAKILADALSNMGFKVLGENRGFTKSHQIAVNVLDYSDGGKVEADLEKANIIVNRQLIPGDIKAGRNYFHPGGIRLGVSEITRLGMKKNEMQEIASYIKQVVIDKKDPKKILSKVKTFRKDYQKVKFCFDNKLGAYEYVKLR; from the coding sequence ATGGTCAAGTCACAAAATAAAGAATCTTATAATAAAATTTTTTCAAAATTAAAAGAACATCATAAATGGTTTGAAAATTCCATTCCATTAATTGCAAGTGAAAATATTCCTAGCCCTGCAGTTCGAGAGGCAATAATTTCTGATTTTGGAAATAGATATGCCGAAGGATGGCCAGGGGAGAGAGTTTACGCCGGTTGTGTCTACATTGATGACGTAGAGTTTGAATGTATGAAATTAGCCAAAAAATTGTTTAAAGCAAAATTTGCCGATGTAAGACCAATTTCAGGAGTTGTCGCAAACTTGGCGGTATATTCGGCATTTACGAATCCAGGAGATGTGATGTTAGCACCTTCAATTCCTGCAGGCGGACATATTTCACACGGAAAAAAAGAGCATTCGGGTACTGCAGGATTAGTACACGGATTAGAGATAGAATTCTATCCATTTAATGCAGAAGAAATGACAATCGATGTAGATAAGACAAAACAAAAGGTCAAAGATCTTAAAAAAGCAAATCATCTTCCAAAAATGGCAATGTTTGGCGGTTCATTGTTCTTATTTCCGCATCCCGTCAAAGAATTATCAGATTTCCTGAAAAGTTATGACATGCACATCAATTATGATGCGGCTCATGTTGCAGGATTGATTGGCGGTGGCAAATTCCAGGATCCTTTACGGGAAGGAGCTGATACAATGACTATGAGTACTCACAAGACTCTATTTGGGCCTCAAGGAGGACTCGTATTAGGTTCTAAAGAGCACGAAGAGGTAATCAAGAAAGCAACTTTTCCAGGTCTTACTAGCAGTCACCATATTCATCATATGGCCGGAAAAGCTGTGGCCTTTGCAGAAGCCTTAGAGTTTGGAAAAGATTATGCTGTTGAAGTGATCAAAAATGCCAAAATACTTGCAGATGCCTTGAGTAATATGGGATTCAAAGTATTGGGTGAAAATAGAGGATTTACAAAATCACACCAAATTGCAGTTAATGTTTTAGATTATTCTGACGGGGGTAAAGTAGAAGCTGATTTAGAAAAAGCAAACATCATTGTAAACAGACAACTAATTCCGGGAGACATCAAGGCGGGAAGGAACTATTTCCATCCAGGTGGAATTAGATTAGGAGTTTCTGAAATCACACGACTAGGCATGAAAAAGAATGAGATGCAGGAAATTGCATCATATATCAAACAAGTT